The Pseudomonas sp. TH06 genome has a window encoding:
- a CDS encoding SufE family protein produces the protein MNLPVEAAEALLTFQNAAGWEQRARLLMQIGDRLPPLNDADKCEANRVHGCESQVWLVGELRDGCWQFSASSDARMIRGLVALLLLRVNGLSAAELQLVDLPDWFNQLGLSRQLSPSRSNGLNAVLQRMNELAG, from the coding sequence GTGAACTTGCCGGTCGAGGCCGCCGAGGCGCTGCTGACCTTTCAGAATGCTGCAGGCTGGGAACAGCGGGCGCGGCTGCTGATGCAGATTGGCGATCGCCTGCCACCGTTGAATGACGCGGACAAGTGCGAAGCCAACCGGGTGCATGGCTGTGAAAGTCAGGTGTGGCTGGTTGGGGAGTTGCGTGACGGGTGTTGGCAATTCAGCGCCAGCAGCGATGCGCGAATGATTCGCGGATTGGTGGCGTTGTTGCTGTTGCGGGTCAATGGCTTGTCTGCCGCTGAGTTGCAACTCGTTGACCTGCCTGACTGGTTCAATCAACTCGGCCTTTCGCGCCAGTTGTCGCCGTCGCGCAGCAATGGCCTGAATGCCGTGCTCCAGCGAATGAATGAGCTGGCGGGTTGA
- the tcdA gene encoding tRNA cyclic N6-threonylcarbamoyladenosine(37) synthase TcdA yields the protein MVMSTEDPRFAGIARLYGIEGLERLRAAHVAIVGVGGVGSWAAEAMARCGVGEISLFDLDDVCVSNANRQLHALDSTVGKPKVEVMAERLRGINPDCTVHAVADFVTRDTMAEYITPNIDCVIDCIDAVNAKAALIAWCKRRKIQIITTGGAGGQIDPTLIQVCDLNRTFNDPLASKVRSTLRRDYGFSRTVTRHYSVPCVFSTEQLRYPKPDGSICLQKSFVGDGVKLDCAGGFGAVMMVTATFGMVAATKAVDKIVAGVRRPADRVKPTS from the coding sequence ATGGTCATGAGTACAGAAGATCCGCGGTTTGCAGGCATCGCCCGTTTGTATGGCATCGAAGGCCTGGAGCGCTTGCGCGCCGCCCATGTAGCGATTGTCGGCGTCGGTGGCGTCGGTTCCTGGGCAGCGGAAGCCATGGCCCGTTGCGGCGTCGGCGAAATTTCGCTGTTCGATCTGGACGACGTTTGCGTGAGCAACGCCAACCGCCAGTTGCATGCACTGGACAGCACCGTCGGCAAACCCAAGGTCGAAGTGATGGCCGAGCGTTTGCGCGGGATCAATCCGGATTGCACCGTGCACGCGGTGGCGGATTTCGTCACTCGCGACACCATGGCCGAGTACATCACGCCGAACATCGACTGCGTAATCGACTGCATCGACGCCGTCAACGCCAAGGCTGCGCTGATCGCCTGGTGCAAGCGCCGCAAGATCCAGATCATCACCACCGGTGGCGCCGGCGGGCAAATCGATCCGACGCTGATTCAAGTCTGCGATTTGAACCGTACGTTCAACGATCCGCTGGCCTCGAAAGTGCGTTCAACCTTGCGCCGTGACTACGGCTTCTCACGCACCGTGACTCGCCATTACAGCGTGCCGTGTGTGTTTTCCACCGAGCAACTGCGCTATCCGAAACCGGATGGCAGCATCTGTTTGCAGAAAAGTTTTGTCGGCGATGGCGTGAAGCTGGATTGCGCGGGCGGGTTTGGCGCGGTGATGATGGTCACGGCGACGTTCGGCATGGTCGCGGCGACCAAGGCTGTGGACAAGATTGTGGCGGGTGTCCGGCGCCCGGCTGACCGAGTCAAACCGACAAGCTAG